One Micromonospora sp. FIMYZ51 genomic window carries:
- a CDS encoding ferredoxin yields the protein MAEVATDQLEVWVDQDLCTGDGLCVQYAPEVFEFDVDGLAYVKGPDGELRQAPGQRVAVPEHLRLEVIDSAKECPGECIHVVRGSDGVEVAGPDAED from the coding sequence GTGGCCGAGGTCGCGACCGACCAGCTCGAGGTCTGGGTGGACCAGGATCTCTGCACGGGCGACGGGCTCTGTGTGCAGTACGCACCGGAGGTCTTCGAGTTCGACGTCGATGGACTGGCGTACGTCAAGGGCCCCGACGGTGAGCTGCGGCAGGCACCCGGGCAGCGGGTGGCGGTTCCGGAGCACCTGCGCCTTGAGGTGATCGACTCGGCGAAGGAGTGCCCGGGCGAGTGCATCCACGTGGTCCGGGGCAGCGACGGCGTCGAGGTGGCCGGACCGGACGCCGAGGACTGA